In the Parus major isolate Abel chromosome 4A, Parus_major1.1, whole genome shotgun sequence genome, one interval contains:
- the NLGN3 gene encoding neuroligin-3 isoform X1 has product MWLILWRSPLFPPVLQVPELVASWDLRLTLWVLSFASLVVQMEGQVYSPTVNTHYGKLRGVRVPLPSEILGPVDQYLGVPYAAPPIGEKRFMPPEPPPSWSGIRNATHFSPVCPQNIHNAVPEIMLPIWFTSNLDIVATYIQDPNEDCLYLNIYIPTEDVKRISKECTRKPNKKICRKGGASAKKQGEDLADNDGDEDEDIRDSGAKPVMVYIHGGSYMEGTGNMIDGSILASYGNVIVITLNYRVGVLGFLSTGDQAAKGNYGLLDQIQALRWVSENIAFFGGDPLRITVFGSGIGASCVSLLTLSHHSEGLFQRAIIQSGSALSSWAVNYQPVKYTSMLADKVGCNVLDTVDMVDCLRQKSAKELVEQDIQPARYHVAFGPVIDGDVIPDDPEILMEQGEFLNYDIMLGVNQGEGLKFVEGVVDPEDGVSGSDFDYSVSNFVDNLYGYPEGKDTLRETIKFMYTDWADRDNPETRRKTLVALFTDHQWVEPSVVTADLHARYGSPTYFYAFYHHCQSLMKPAWSDAAHGDEVPYVFGIPMIGPTDLFPCNFSKNDVMLSAVVMTYWTNFAKTGDPNKPVPQDTKFIHTKANRFEEVAWSKYNPRDQLYLHIGLKPRVRDHYRATKVAFWKHLVPHLYNLHDMFHYTSTTTKVPPPDTTQNSHITRRPNSKIWTTKRPAISPAYNSENGKEKWSPEQEAGTLLESPRDYSTELSVTIAVGASLLFLNVLAFAALYYRKDKRRQDTHRQPSPQRGASNDIAHAPDEEMPSLQVSQGHHECEAVPSHDTLRLAALPDYTLTLRRSPDDIPLMTPNTITMIPNSLVGLQTLHPYNTFTAGFNSTGLPHSHSTTRV; this is encoded by the exons ATGTGGCTGATACTCTGGAGAAGCCCTCTCTTCCCCCCTGTTCTCCAAGTGCCTGAGCTGGTGGCCAGCTGGGACCTGCGTCTCACCCTCTGGGTCCTGAGCTTTGCCTCGCTGGTTGTGCAGATGGAGGGCCAGGTCTACTCACCCACTGTCAACACGCACTATGGGAAGTTACGAGGGGTGCGCGTGCCGTTGCCCAGTGAGATCCTGGGGCCCGTGGACCAGTACCTGGGGGTTCCTTATGCCGCTCCCCCCATCGGGGAGAAGAGATTCATGCCCCCCGAGCCACCACCATCCTGGTCAGGCATCAGGAACGCTACCCACTTCTCACCAGTCTGCCCTCAGAACATCCACAACGCCGTTCCCGAGATCATGCTGCCCATCTGGTTTACCTCCAATTTGGATATCGTGGCCACGTACATCCAGGACCCCAACGAGGACTGTCTGTACCTCAACATCTACATCCCCACGGAGGATG TAAAACGGATTTCCAAGGAATGCACCCGAAAGCCCAACAAGAAAATATGTAGGAAAGGAG GAGCCAGCGCTAAGAAACAGGGCGAGGACTTAGCGGATAATGACGGTGATGAAGACGAAG ACATCCGGGACAGCGGGGCCAAGCCGGTGATGGTGTATATCCATGGTGGCTCGTACATGGAGGGCACGGGGAACATGATAGACGGCAGCATCCTGGCCAGCTATGGGAACGTGATCGTCATCACCCTCAACTACCGCGTTGGAGTGCTCG GGTTCCTGAGCACGGGGGACCAGGCTGCCAAGGGCAATTACGGGCTGCTGGACCAGATCCAGGCGCTGCGCTGGGTCAGCGAGAACATCGCCTTCTTTGGGGGAGATCCCTTGCGGATCACTGTCTTCGGCTCCGGCATCGGTGCCTCCTGTGTCAGCCTGCTCACCCTCTCCCACCACTCTGAAG GTCTCTTCCAGAGAGCCATCATCCAGAGCGGCTCCGCGCTCTCCAGCTGGGCAGTGAACTACCAGCCTGTGAAGTACACCAGCATGCTGGCTGACAAGGTGGGCTGCAATGTGCTGGACACCGTGGACATGGTGGACTGCCTGCGGCAGAAGAGTGCCAAGGAGCTGGTAGAGCAGGACATCCAGCCGGCTCGCTACCATGTGGCCTTCGGGCCAGTCATTGACGGGGATGTGATCCCTGATGACCCAGAAATCCTGATGGAGCAGGGCGAGTTCCTCAACTATGATATCATGCTGGGGGTCAACCAGGGTGAAGGGCTGAAGTTTGTGGAGGGCGTGGTGGACCCAGAGGACGGCGTCTCAGGCAGTGACTTTGACTACTCAGTCTCCAACTTTGTAGACAACCTGTATGGCTACCCCGAGGGCAAGGACACCTTGAGGGAGACAATTAAGTTCATGTACACGGACTGGGCTGACCGGGACAACCCCGAGACACGTCGCAAGACTCTGGTGGCTCTCTTCACTGACCACCAGTGGGTAGAGCCGTCGGTGGTGACAGCCGACCTGCACGCTCGCTATGGGTCCCCCACCTACTTCTACGCCTTCTACCACCACTGCCAGAGCCTGATGAAGCCTGCGTGGTCCGACGCAGCCCACGGGGATGAGGTGCCTTACGTGTTTGGGATCCCCATGATTGGGCCCACAGACCTCTTTCCCTGCAACTTCTCCAAGAATGATGTCATGCTCAGCGCTGTAGTGATGACCTACTGGACCAACTTTGCCAAGACAGG GGATCCCAACAAGCCTGTCCCCCAGGACACCAAGTTCATCCACACCAAGGCCAACCGGTTTGAGGAGGTGGCCTGGTCCAAGTACAACCCCCGTGACCAGCTGTACCTGCACATTGGGCTGAAGCCACGGGTACGCGACCACTACCGGGCCACCAAGGTGGCTTTCTGGAAGCACCTGGTTCCCCACCTGTACAACCTGCACGACATGTTCCACTACAcctccaccaccaccaaagTGCCACCACCCGACACCACACAGAACTCCCACATCACCCGCCGGCCCAACAGCAAGATTTGGACCACCAAGCGCCCCGCCATCTCACCCGCCTACAACAGCGAGAACGGAAAGGAGAAGTGGAGCCCAGAGCAAGAGGCAGGCACGCTGCTCGAGAGCCCCCGCGACTACTCCACTGAACTGAGCGTCACCATCGCCGTGGGCgcctccctcctcttcctcaacGTGCTGGCCTTCGCTGCCCTCTACTACCGCAAGGACAAGCGCCGGCAGGACACGCACCGGCAGCCCAGCCCCCAGCGCGGTGCCTCCAACGACATCGCCCACGCGCCTGATGAGGAGATGCCCTCCTTGCAGGTGAGCCAGGGGCACCACGAGTGTGAAGCTGTGCCATCGCACGACACCCTGCGCCTGGCCGCTCTGCCCGACTACACCCTCACCCTGCGCCGCTCTCCGGACGACATCCCGCTTATGACCCCCAACACCATCACCATGATCCCCAACTCGCTGGTGGGGCTGCAGACCCTGCACCCCTACAACACCTTCACCGCCGGCTTCAACAGCACGGGGCTTCCGCACTCACACTCCACCACCAGGGTATAG
- the NLGN3 gene encoding neuroligin-3 isoform X2, with the protein MWLILWRSPLFPPVLQVPELVASWDLRLTLWVLSFASLVVQMEGQVYSPTVNTHYGKLRGVRVPLPSEILGPVDQYLGVPYAAPPIGEKRFMPPEPPPSWSGIRNATHFSPVCPQNIHNAVPEIMLPIWFTSNLDIVATYIQDPNEDCLYLNIYIPTEDGASAKKQGEDLADNDGDEDEDIRDSGAKPVMVYIHGGSYMEGTGNMIDGSILASYGNVIVITLNYRVGVLGFLSTGDQAAKGNYGLLDQIQALRWVSENIAFFGGDPLRITVFGSGIGASCVSLLTLSHHSEGLFQRAIIQSGSALSSWAVNYQPVKYTSMLADKVGCNVLDTVDMVDCLRQKSAKELVEQDIQPARYHVAFGPVIDGDVIPDDPEILMEQGEFLNYDIMLGVNQGEGLKFVEGVVDPEDGVSGSDFDYSVSNFVDNLYGYPEGKDTLRETIKFMYTDWADRDNPETRRKTLVALFTDHQWVEPSVVTADLHARYGSPTYFYAFYHHCQSLMKPAWSDAAHGDEVPYVFGIPMIGPTDLFPCNFSKNDVMLSAVVMTYWTNFAKTGDPNKPVPQDTKFIHTKANRFEEVAWSKYNPRDQLYLHIGLKPRVRDHYRATKVAFWKHLVPHLYNLHDMFHYTSTTTKVPPPDTTQNSHITRRPNSKIWTTKRPAISPAYNSENGKEKWSPEQEAGTLLESPRDYSTELSVTIAVGASLLFLNVLAFAALYYRKDKRRQDTHRQPSPQRGASNDIAHAPDEEMPSLQVSQGHHECEAVPSHDTLRLAALPDYTLTLRRSPDDIPLMTPNTITMIPNSLVGLQTLHPYNTFTAGFNSTGLPHSHSTTRV; encoded by the exons ATGTGGCTGATACTCTGGAGAAGCCCTCTCTTCCCCCCTGTTCTCCAAGTGCCTGAGCTGGTGGCCAGCTGGGACCTGCGTCTCACCCTCTGGGTCCTGAGCTTTGCCTCGCTGGTTGTGCAGATGGAGGGCCAGGTCTACTCACCCACTGTCAACACGCACTATGGGAAGTTACGAGGGGTGCGCGTGCCGTTGCCCAGTGAGATCCTGGGGCCCGTGGACCAGTACCTGGGGGTTCCTTATGCCGCTCCCCCCATCGGGGAGAAGAGATTCATGCCCCCCGAGCCACCACCATCCTGGTCAGGCATCAGGAACGCTACCCACTTCTCACCAGTCTGCCCTCAGAACATCCACAACGCCGTTCCCGAGATCATGCTGCCCATCTGGTTTACCTCCAATTTGGATATCGTGGCCACGTACATCCAGGACCCCAACGAGGACTGTCTGTACCTCAACATCTACATCCCCACGGAGGATG GAGCCAGCGCTAAGAAACAGGGCGAGGACTTAGCGGATAATGACGGTGATGAAGACGAAG ACATCCGGGACAGCGGGGCCAAGCCGGTGATGGTGTATATCCATGGTGGCTCGTACATGGAGGGCACGGGGAACATGATAGACGGCAGCATCCTGGCCAGCTATGGGAACGTGATCGTCATCACCCTCAACTACCGCGTTGGAGTGCTCG GGTTCCTGAGCACGGGGGACCAGGCTGCCAAGGGCAATTACGGGCTGCTGGACCAGATCCAGGCGCTGCGCTGGGTCAGCGAGAACATCGCCTTCTTTGGGGGAGATCCCTTGCGGATCACTGTCTTCGGCTCCGGCATCGGTGCCTCCTGTGTCAGCCTGCTCACCCTCTCCCACCACTCTGAAG GTCTCTTCCAGAGAGCCATCATCCAGAGCGGCTCCGCGCTCTCCAGCTGGGCAGTGAACTACCAGCCTGTGAAGTACACCAGCATGCTGGCTGACAAGGTGGGCTGCAATGTGCTGGACACCGTGGACATGGTGGACTGCCTGCGGCAGAAGAGTGCCAAGGAGCTGGTAGAGCAGGACATCCAGCCGGCTCGCTACCATGTGGCCTTCGGGCCAGTCATTGACGGGGATGTGATCCCTGATGACCCAGAAATCCTGATGGAGCAGGGCGAGTTCCTCAACTATGATATCATGCTGGGGGTCAACCAGGGTGAAGGGCTGAAGTTTGTGGAGGGCGTGGTGGACCCAGAGGACGGCGTCTCAGGCAGTGACTTTGACTACTCAGTCTCCAACTTTGTAGACAACCTGTATGGCTACCCCGAGGGCAAGGACACCTTGAGGGAGACAATTAAGTTCATGTACACGGACTGGGCTGACCGGGACAACCCCGAGACACGTCGCAAGACTCTGGTGGCTCTCTTCACTGACCACCAGTGGGTAGAGCCGTCGGTGGTGACAGCCGACCTGCACGCTCGCTATGGGTCCCCCACCTACTTCTACGCCTTCTACCACCACTGCCAGAGCCTGATGAAGCCTGCGTGGTCCGACGCAGCCCACGGGGATGAGGTGCCTTACGTGTTTGGGATCCCCATGATTGGGCCCACAGACCTCTTTCCCTGCAACTTCTCCAAGAATGATGTCATGCTCAGCGCTGTAGTGATGACCTACTGGACCAACTTTGCCAAGACAGG GGATCCCAACAAGCCTGTCCCCCAGGACACCAAGTTCATCCACACCAAGGCCAACCGGTTTGAGGAGGTGGCCTGGTCCAAGTACAACCCCCGTGACCAGCTGTACCTGCACATTGGGCTGAAGCCACGGGTACGCGACCACTACCGGGCCACCAAGGTGGCTTTCTGGAAGCACCTGGTTCCCCACCTGTACAACCTGCACGACATGTTCCACTACAcctccaccaccaccaaagTGCCACCACCCGACACCACACAGAACTCCCACATCACCCGCCGGCCCAACAGCAAGATTTGGACCACCAAGCGCCCCGCCATCTCACCCGCCTACAACAGCGAGAACGGAAAGGAGAAGTGGAGCCCAGAGCAAGAGGCAGGCACGCTGCTCGAGAGCCCCCGCGACTACTCCACTGAACTGAGCGTCACCATCGCCGTGGGCgcctccctcctcttcctcaacGTGCTGGCCTTCGCTGCCCTCTACTACCGCAAGGACAAGCGCCGGCAGGACACGCACCGGCAGCCCAGCCCCCAGCGCGGTGCCTCCAACGACATCGCCCACGCGCCTGATGAGGAGATGCCCTCCTTGCAGGTGAGCCAGGGGCACCACGAGTGTGAAGCTGTGCCATCGCACGACACCCTGCGCCTGGCCGCTCTGCCCGACTACACCCTCACCCTGCGCCGCTCTCCGGACGACATCCCGCTTATGACCCCCAACACCATCACCATGATCCCCAACTCGCTGGTGGGGCTGCAGACCCTGCACCCCTACAACACCTTCACCGCCGGCTTCAACAGCACGGGGCTTCCGCACTCACACTCCACCACCAGGGTATAG
- the NLGN3 gene encoding neuroligin-3 isoform X3 produces the protein MWLILWRSPLFPPVLQVPELVASWDLRLTLWVLSFASLVVQMEGQVYSPTVNTHYGKLRGVRVPLPSEILGPVDQYLGVPYAAPPIGEKRFMPPEPPPSWSGIRNATHFSPVCPQNIHNAVPEIMLPIWFTSNLDIVATYIQDPNEDCLYLNIYIPTEDDIRDSGAKPVMVYIHGGSYMEGTGNMIDGSILASYGNVIVITLNYRVGVLGFLSTGDQAAKGNYGLLDQIQALRWVSENIAFFGGDPLRITVFGSGIGASCVSLLTLSHHSEGLFQRAIIQSGSALSSWAVNYQPVKYTSMLADKVGCNVLDTVDMVDCLRQKSAKELVEQDIQPARYHVAFGPVIDGDVIPDDPEILMEQGEFLNYDIMLGVNQGEGLKFVEGVVDPEDGVSGSDFDYSVSNFVDNLYGYPEGKDTLRETIKFMYTDWADRDNPETRRKTLVALFTDHQWVEPSVVTADLHARYGSPTYFYAFYHHCQSLMKPAWSDAAHGDEVPYVFGIPMIGPTDLFPCNFSKNDVMLSAVVMTYWTNFAKTGDPNKPVPQDTKFIHTKANRFEEVAWSKYNPRDQLYLHIGLKPRVRDHYRATKVAFWKHLVPHLYNLHDMFHYTSTTTKVPPPDTTQNSHITRRPNSKIWTTKRPAISPAYNSENGKEKWSPEQEAGTLLESPRDYSTELSVTIAVGASLLFLNVLAFAALYYRKDKRRQDTHRQPSPQRGASNDIAHAPDEEMPSLQVSQGHHECEAVPSHDTLRLAALPDYTLTLRRSPDDIPLMTPNTITMIPNSLVGLQTLHPYNTFTAGFNSTGLPHSHSTTRV, from the exons ATGTGGCTGATACTCTGGAGAAGCCCTCTCTTCCCCCCTGTTCTCCAAGTGCCTGAGCTGGTGGCCAGCTGGGACCTGCGTCTCACCCTCTGGGTCCTGAGCTTTGCCTCGCTGGTTGTGCAGATGGAGGGCCAGGTCTACTCACCCACTGTCAACACGCACTATGGGAAGTTACGAGGGGTGCGCGTGCCGTTGCCCAGTGAGATCCTGGGGCCCGTGGACCAGTACCTGGGGGTTCCTTATGCCGCTCCCCCCATCGGGGAGAAGAGATTCATGCCCCCCGAGCCACCACCATCCTGGTCAGGCATCAGGAACGCTACCCACTTCTCACCAGTCTGCCCTCAGAACATCCACAACGCCGTTCCCGAGATCATGCTGCCCATCTGGTTTACCTCCAATTTGGATATCGTGGCCACGTACATCCAGGACCCCAACGAGGACTGTCTGTACCTCAACATCTACATCCCCACGGAGGATG ACATCCGGGACAGCGGGGCCAAGCCGGTGATGGTGTATATCCATGGTGGCTCGTACATGGAGGGCACGGGGAACATGATAGACGGCAGCATCCTGGCCAGCTATGGGAACGTGATCGTCATCACCCTCAACTACCGCGTTGGAGTGCTCG GGTTCCTGAGCACGGGGGACCAGGCTGCCAAGGGCAATTACGGGCTGCTGGACCAGATCCAGGCGCTGCGCTGGGTCAGCGAGAACATCGCCTTCTTTGGGGGAGATCCCTTGCGGATCACTGTCTTCGGCTCCGGCATCGGTGCCTCCTGTGTCAGCCTGCTCACCCTCTCCCACCACTCTGAAG GTCTCTTCCAGAGAGCCATCATCCAGAGCGGCTCCGCGCTCTCCAGCTGGGCAGTGAACTACCAGCCTGTGAAGTACACCAGCATGCTGGCTGACAAGGTGGGCTGCAATGTGCTGGACACCGTGGACATGGTGGACTGCCTGCGGCAGAAGAGTGCCAAGGAGCTGGTAGAGCAGGACATCCAGCCGGCTCGCTACCATGTGGCCTTCGGGCCAGTCATTGACGGGGATGTGATCCCTGATGACCCAGAAATCCTGATGGAGCAGGGCGAGTTCCTCAACTATGATATCATGCTGGGGGTCAACCAGGGTGAAGGGCTGAAGTTTGTGGAGGGCGTGGTGGACCCAGAGGACGGCGTCTCAGGCAGTGACTTTGACTACTCAGTCTCCAACTTTGTAGACAACCTGTATGGCTACCCCGAGGGCAAGGACACCTTGAGGGAGACAATTAAGTTCATGTACACGGACTGGGCTGACCGGGACAACCCCGAGACACGTCGCAAGACTCTGGTGGCTCTCTTCACTGACCACCAGTGGGTAGAGCCGTCGGTGGTGACAGCCGACCTGCACGCTCGCTATGGGTCCCCCACCTACTTCTACGCCTTCTACCACCACTGCCAGAGCCTGATGAAGCCTGCGTGGTCCGACGCAGCCCACGGGGATGAGGTGCCTTACGTGTTTGGGATCCCCATGATTGGGCCCACAGACCTCTTTCCCTGCAACTTCTCCAAGAATGATGTCATGCTCAGCGCTGTAGTGATGACCTACTGGACCAACTTTGCCAAGACAGG GGATCCCAACAAGCCTGTCCCCCAGGACACCAAGTTCATCCACACCAAGGCCAACCGGTTTGAGGAGGTGGCCTGGTCCAAGTACAACCCCCGTGACCAGCTGTACCTGCACATTGGGCTGAAGCCACGGGTACGCGACCACTACCGGGCCACCAAGGTGGCTTTCTGGAAGCACCTGGTTCCCCACCTGTACAACCTGCACGACATGTTCCACTACAcctccaccaccaccaaagTGCCACCACCCGACACCACACAGAACTCCCACATCACCCGCCGGCCCAACAGCAAGATTTGGACCACCAAGCGCCCCGCCATCTCACCCGCCTACAACAGCGAGAACGGAAAGGAGAAGTGGAGCCCAGAGCAAGAGGCAGGCACGCTGCTCGAGAGCCCCCGCGACTACTCCACTGAACTGAGCGTCACCATCGCCGTGGGCgcctccctcctcttcctcaacGTGCTGGCCTTCGCTGCCCTCTACTACCGCAAGGACAAGCGCCGGCAGGACACGCACCGGCAGCCCAGCCCCCAGCGCGGTGCCTCCAACGACATCGCCCACGCGCCTGATGAGGAGATGCCCTCCTTGCAGGTGAGCCAGGGGCACCACGAGTGTGAAGCTGTGCCATCGCACGACACCCTGCGCCTGGCCGCTCTGCCCGACTACACCCTCACCCTGCGCCGCTCTCCGGACGACATCCCGCTTATGACCCCCAACACCATCACCATGATCCCCAACTCGCTGGTGGGGCTGCAGACCCTGCACCCCTACAACACCTTCACCGCCGGCTTCAACAGCACGGGGCTTCCGCACTCACACTCCACCACCAGGGTATAG
- the GJB1 gene encoding gap junction beta-1 protein: MNWAGLYTVLSGVNRHSTAIGRIWLSVIFIFRIMVLVVAAESVWGDEKSAFTCNTQQPGCNSVCYDHFFPISHIRLWALQLILVTTPALLVAMHVAYQQHQEKKLLVLTGHADAKHMEEVKKHKMRIAGSLWWTYVCSVVFRLLFEAVFMYIFYMLYPGYQMMRLVKCEAYPCPNTVDCFISRPTEKTIFTVFMLVTSSVCIILNMAELVYLVVRACARRSQHHSNPSSGKGSFYGHKHSSEYKQNEINQLLTEQDGSLKDMLRRNSGLQEKGDRCSAC; this comes from the coding sequence ATGAATTGGGCTGGCCTCTACACGGTGCTGAGCGGGGTGAACCGCCATTCCACTGCCATCGGGCGCATCTGGCTCTCTGTCATCTTCATCTTCAGGATAATGGTGTTAGTGGTGGCAGCCGAGAGCGTCTGGGGGGATGAGAAATCTGCCTTCACCTGCAACacccagcagcctggctgcaaCAGCGTCTGCTATGACCACTTCTTCCCCATCTCCCACATCCGTCTGTGGGCCCTGCAGCTCATCCTCGTCACCACACCAGCCCTTCTTGTGGCCATGCATGTGGCctaccagcagcaccaggagaagaagctgctggtgctgaCAGGGCATGCAGATGCCAAGCACATGGAAGAGGTCAAGAAGCACAAGATGCGCATAGCAGGTTCACTGTGGTGGACATATGTCTGCAGCGTGGTCTTCAGGCTGCTCTTCGAGGCTGTGTTCATGTACATCTTCTACATGCTCTACCCAGGCTACCAGATGATGCGGCTGGTCAAATGCGAGGCTTACCCCTGCCCTAACACTGTCGACTGCTTCATCTCCCGGCCCACTGAGAAGACCATCTTCACTGTCTTCATGCTGGTCACCTCCAGTGTCTGCATCATCCTCAACATGGCAGAGCTGGTCTACCTGGTGGTGCGGGCCTGTGCCCGCCGAAGCCAGCACCACTCCAACCCCTCGTCCGGGAAGGGCTCCTTCTATGGGCACAAACATTCCTCTGAGTACAAGCAGAACGAGATCAACCAGCTGCTGACAGAGCAGGACGGTTCCCTCAAAGACATGCTGCGCCGCAactctgggctgcaggagaagggTGACCGCTGCTCTGCCTGCTAG
- the LOC107204080 gene encoding gap junction alpha-3 protein-like, with product MGDWSLLGRLLENAQEHSTVVGKVWLTVLFVFRILVLGAAAERVWGDELSGFSCDTQQPGCQNACYDSTFPISHLRFWVLQIIFVSTPSLVYLGHILHLVHLEEKAQQQAAARAGSGARRQRPRQPQLPAGNTRARVCMRGAILRTYICNIVFKALLEVGFIVGQYALYGFQLKPLYTCSRWPCPNTVNCYISRPTEKTIFILFMLGVACVSLLLNLVEIYHLGLTKCRRGPGPKSHILTTPGGPVGPGSTYVTLPRGGSPLAAGRPPHGLAPLKKAGAWLGVAGGSHRDMRTADLAV from the coding sequence ATGGGGGACTGGAGCCTGCTGGGTCGGCTGCTGGAGAATGCCCAGGAGCATTCCACAGTGGTGGGGAAGGTCTGGCTCACCGTCCTCTTCGTCTTCCGCATCCtggtgctgggggcagctgcaGAGCGGGTCTGGGGTGACGAGCTGTCTGGCTTCTCCTGTGACACGCAGCAGCCCGGCTGCCAAAATGCCTGCTATGACAGCACCTTCCCCATCTCCCACCTCCGCTTCTGGGTCCTGCAGATCATCTTTGTCTCCACCCCTAGCCTTGTGTATCTGGGCCACATCCTGCACCTGGTGCATCTGGAGGagaaggcacagcagcaggcGGCAGCACGGGCTGGCAGCGGGGCCAGGCGGCAGcgccccaggcagccccagctccctgcagggaaCACAAGGGCACGGGTGTGCATGCGGGGGGCCATCCTGAGGACGTACATCTGCAACATCGTCTTCAAGGCTCTCCTGGAAGTGGGCTTCATTGTGGGCCAGTATGCCTTGTATGGGTTCCAGCTGAAGCCCCTCTACACCTGCAGCCGCTGGCCCTGCCCCAACACAGTCAACTGCTACATCTCCCGGCCCACTGAGAAGACCATCTTCATCCTCTTCATGCTGGGGGTGGCCTGCGTGTCCTTGCTGCTCAACCTGGTGGAGATCTACCACCTGGGTCTCACCAAGTGCCGGCGAGGGCCAGGCCCCAAGTCCCACATCCTAACCACTCCTGGTGGGCCTGTAGGACCTGGCAGCACCTATGTCACTCTGCCCAGGGGTGGCAGccccctggctgctggcagacCCCCCCACGGCCTGGCACCACTGAAGAAGGCAGGTGCATGGCTAGGGGTGGCTGGTGGCTCCCACAGGGACATGCGAACAGCAGACCTGGCAGTGTAA